The segment TGTGACAACTGACACACTTCCCATATTGTGTTAATTAATCTATTCATCTGAAAGGTctgcacacacaatataaaaataaaacactatttttAGCTAACCATGAGCTAGCAAGGTAGGTATTTGTCACAGGAAGAACAAGATATGAACCTTCCCTGAGGAAATTTTATGGGATTATAGCTATCTACAGCTGTTATAGAAGACTATGACAATTATGCTGATTTATTTTGTCACTAGACCCATGTCTAGCCTGTCACATAGGCATCAGATACCCCGTTACGCTGTTAGTAGCTGCTTTGTTTCTATAACCTACGAACAGCATAAAGCAATCACAGTATATAGTAGACATATACTGTATGCATTTGTTCACTGCCAACAGCAAACATTAAATCATCGCTAAACAATATCACAATTACCTCAAACAACAGGCCAGTTAAGCTGGCCACACTCATTATACAACCAAACTGGAAGGATGTGGTGGTTCAGTGGCTGGGCAGAAGGACCACGTCATGTGGGGGCTCACTCAGCGTGGTCAGCCAATGAACACGCACTCTCATCAGGATTAATGTTCACAGAGATCATGTCAATTTGGTTAATAAAAACATGGCCGGACCAATGTTTGACACGACAGACTCATGCTCAGACAGTATTCAATACCGTTACACACCTTGGTGGCTGTACTGGAAGATATCTGGCCACCAGGGGCTCACTTCCAGCTTGCACTGAGGCCTAGTAGAATGGTAGAggaatgaccacacacacacacacaggccaatagcAGCCACTTTCCAATTCACAATTACCAACATCTCCTTAGCTTTTCGAGCCACACACACGGTGATATCAAACCTACTTCCCTGACATCACCTTGGATAGTGCAATGTGCGTGACTAGCCCTACTGGCAATCCATCATGGTTCGCGCATGTCTTCCCTGCGCACATTGCCCAACTCTCAGAGACGCCTCTGCATTCTAGAGGTGCACCTAAGTGTGCGCAATGGCAGAGATATCTCAAGAGAAAAACTGTGCAAGACTGTGCATGTCAACATCACATCAAAAGTTCACCCCCTACCtctttttaaccccccccccccgttcatTAAATATAAACACCAGACAGAGGTCATCTCTGACATCTATCTGCAGCTCTCTATACAGAGAAGCCGTGTTCTGTGACAATTAGATGTTCCCTAACACAATGAAAGTTTTACGTACTTCTTTACATGCAGATCCTATTTACATGATCGCTTACTTTGCCGGACAACAGAACAACAATGGATAAAATCTATCAGCACACTGATgaatacacacacatgcagactGCAATCATGGGCAACTAGTTTTACTGGTATGTCTAATAAAAAGTCAATCAATCCCAATAAGATTAGCTATTTTTTGGCCCCACACAATGAGCGATGTTcttattattatctgttatttataaggcatcacaaaGGGTTTGCAGCGACATAAAGAGAGCATATAGTAAAATAGTACGAgacataacagtacaatacacagcAACAAGGAGCCGAAACAGATCAACCACTACAACTACCAGCGTTCTCTGTCGTTTGAGGACAGATCATCTATAGAGTTATGGTATAAACAATAAAATTTTACAAATCCTGATTTATATCAACAGCAAGAAAgtgaattatttaaaatatctCAATTTCTATTATTCGATTTTGTGAAAATGTCTAAAACAAAAGTGCACTGTACTTGCTGATGAACTGTCACTCATTATCAAGAAGAACCACGTAAAGTGCAAGCATATGGTATAGAAATGCACACTAACACAAACCTTACAGTATaatagtatctctctctctctctctctctctctctctctctctctctatatatatatatatatatctatatctatatatcttcaaATAGATCTAGTTCTGTTTTAAATAACttcagaaaatattattttcacggGTACAAATACCTTAGTAGTCGATTTCAATAAATATACTTTGGTGAAAAACTATCATTTCCATTTCTACAGTAAATATTAGCTTACTATTACATCCAGATGTCACAATTATCCCTAACAAATTCATAACAATGCACAATGAAAGTTTCTAGATCTTTAAGggaatttttcatttttaaatcctAGGACTGACACTTTATTTGGTGTATTCCTGATTAGCCagtgaaagcaaaaaaaaccaaaaccaaacaataATGTAAAAGCAAAAGCACACaaagttaatattattttttctattgtttcatCCCACTGCACTAGACAATATCTTACAAGTATTCTCATTAAAACTAAGATAAACATCAAGCAAATTAAAAAGTTTAATTGACAGGAAATTCTAGCGCAAATTTAACTTCAACAACACAGGGAAAATGAAGATAAATGCAGACAGCTTTTTATGCAGTCATCAACTAtagatgattaaaaaaaaaaaacaagaagaggTGACAGGTAAACGTAAAAAACgtcaaaagatatatatatatatttttattattcccTGTCAAAGTGAATCTTCTGTTTTTATACATAATGAGGAAGTAAGTAACTGTACCGGAAGACAGGCCTGGGTGACAAGTCTGTCTGCAGCTATAGATAGTGGAACTTTGTTTCCTTACTGAAAATAACAGCGTTGAAATGTCTGCTCTTTTGGGCCAATGTCCCATTGATGGAACTTGTGAATCATAGAGATCACATAAGCAACACTCAAACAGCAACTGCAACATGAAATAAAAGTATTACTTTGCACCTAAAACCTAGTCACAAAATGAAGAAAATATTGAAACATATAAAAGAAACTGCTTTCATATAAACCAGACTGACTTTAACTCCTTTAAAATTTAACTAATGAAGAcaatgtggtatatttactaaactactggtttgataaagtggagatgttgtctatagcaaccaatcagattctggatatcatttaattagtacaatctacaaaatgacagctagaatctgattggttgctataggcaacatccccactttatcaaaccagcagtttagtaaaaacaCCCCaatacctcccaattgtctgCTTTACAAGAAATGAGATTGAGGAAGTTCCTGTTAATggtgaaatgaaaacaaaacagaaataaaaaaacagcaatataAAAAGGATTATTTCTGTCACAGCAATCAAATGAAAACGAGAAATATCTGTGCTGCAATTGTCACCTCGGAATTGTCACCTGTGTGACAAGTCAATATCTGCAACTGACGTCTATGAGTGAGCTACACTTTGGTGATCAAGAGATGACCTTTCCAAGCCCGGAGGAGGCTTAGCTCCTGGGAATTCTATTAAAAAACCCACTAGCAACTACACAACTAAGCAACCAAATGGAATACTGAGGAATGAGGCTTCTCTGCCACTAGAATTCTAATTTGATGTCCCTGTGCTTCGCAAGTTAACACTGCCAGCACTAAGGCCTAGATCAATAGAGTTTAAAGTGACGTCTCTTGTATAGAATGTAAGGGTAACCCAGTATGAACGTAAATAATGCCATTAAAATGCATGCATCTGTTGCATACACCCATACAGGCTCAATTAATGACAGAATCTCTCAAGCACGGTATAACTTTCTTCAGAAGATGAGCACTTGCTATCACTTTCACTCCTAAACAATAGTAATCCACTGGATGTATCAATTACATGAAGATGTTATCTGATCACAGATCATGTTCAGTTTACAGTTTAGTGACATGGCTACCAGGCCAAGAGGAGATACATATAAGCTGCAGTGAACTGATATCTACATAGCGTTCTTATTCCTGGTGGTGATGGGTCCACTGGTTctctaattaattattttaatgtttatattttcaaGACCATTATTTAATCTTTCCAATCTGATCACAAACACCACTTAGCAATAGATCCAACACCACCCACATCCAATTGCTTGAGTGTCTACTAGACTTTTTTTTCTTGGCAAAATGTGGTTAATGTCACACTATatcctgacagctgctgatcagtGTGAGAGTGGAAAACTGAAAGCCAGTCGATAAATGGATATCAAGAAACGGGTGAAATTACGTATCCCTTTAACCTTTCCCCGAGCCTGCGTACGTGCCGATTTGAGCATGATGGTGGCAGAGGGGAAAGCAGAAGGACGCTGGGAAAGCTCAGCTGTCAGTGCTTTCTATTATGCAAGACAATATCTGAGGGAGAAGATAGCTTTACCAAGGACACTGTGGCCTCCAGCGTGTCTGTACTGCTTCAGATCAGCCTGAACTGAAACAGGAACAGTATAGAAAttgttcaatacatgatttacaAACTCAAGGGCAGAAATGAGAAGTAGGTTCCTCTCTCTGTCACCAGCTCTTAAAGAAAAGCAGCCTCTTCCGCAGGACAGCGGGTTAATCAAGCGAAAGATCCCATACATTTCGGTGTAACTCTATTTATTTCAATGTCATTTATGTGCTTTCTAACACTGAAGAGCAGTTTGTGTAAAGGCAGTGTTTTCAATTGGAAAGAAGGCGGTATAAACGTAAGAAGACTCGTTACTGCAGAACACTATACAAGGCAGTCTCATTCAGAAGAATGACCAATAAAATGATACATTAAatacctcatttagagttaaaagcaaagcaaaaaacaggtgtaaatttgctcctggacaaaccatgtttcaacgCAAAGGGTGCAAATATATTTTGTCGCATGTAGGGAAAATACTGGTTTATGTTGCATGTAGGATAATAAAATACTGGACAGATTTAGATTTGccctgcaatttagagttgagctaggatacccccctccaaactctaaatctatctgcacattttacatttacctccagcAGTGCgacatggttttaccaagatgCAAATTTCCCCTTTTCCCCAGAAAAAGACCCTCAGAGTCTTCTGATAACGGAACAGTCTGCGTATTggtcacatggggcctgattcattaaggatcttaacttgagaaacttcttatttcagtctcctggacaaaaccatgttaccatgcaaggggtgcaaattagtattctgttttgcacataagttaaacactgactgtattttcatgtagcacacaaatatcaactttaaatttcagtgtacaaatgagctgtcaagtatttgtgtgttacatgaaaaaacagacagtatttaacttatgtgcaaaacagaatactaatttacaccccttgtattgtaacatggttttgtccaggagactgaaataagaagtttctcaagttaagatccaagtgaatcaggcccagggtctTGACAACGCATGTTCAGAAGACACCCCGCTCTGCACTACTGAGagcagagaggggggcccgggaaAAAGCCATCACGGGGCCCCTACCTAATTTTACTATGCACCCATGCAGATAGTCAACATTAGCATCCAATATCAATTCCTACATTGCTGCTCCCAAGGAATCTTGTATGTTCTATTTTTCATTCATCTTTGAAACATGATTTACTGACTAAAAATCATACCTTTGGTCCGTAACCCGTAATCACGCTTACATATATGCAACGGACCACAGAAAGTTAAACCAGCAAGATAATAAATTTGACCTACTGTATATAGTAAACATTGGAAACTGTACAAAGACAAAACACTATGCCTGCTGTATAATGATACAATTGTGAACTGTGATGGAGATAATACATGTCTGTCGACAGTCCACACATTGCTTAACCTCAGATCTAAATATAACCCCCTGTTTTGGGGaatgacagagagacaggctaGCCTACATATGGCAATAGGCAGTGCAGAATCCATCAATTATTCAGCAGTGACCTGGTTAACACATCTCTGTACTCATCTCAGCTGCAGGAATAAAGAAACAGTCCAGCACTTGTAGCACTTACTAACATCAGTGAATATAGgcagaaataaaatgtaaagataTTTTTTTGCGAAAAGTCACAGGAAGCATGGTTAATAAACAGTGTTGCAGTTGTAACTTCTTCCATatgccagaaaaaaaacaaaaaaaaaccataaccaCGGTACATACAAAGTGGAACGAAACCCGTGTGGTAAGGTGAGCACAAACAACCTTTTGTCATATAGTGgcaaatatgcaaatatatttcatcagtacaaGTAATTCTCAGCCAGATGGGCAAGCTGAGCACACGCCCACATAGACTAGAATGAGCACATCAGTCCTTTTACAGGCAAATGTGAATTTTTAGTTAAACCACTATACTCTGGCACACAAGGGATTAAAGTgccttgacaaaaaaaaaatgaaaagcacCTCACTACTCGAGTGATAACAATTGCACCATGTTGCTACACTACCAAACATTATGTAATAATCTATACAATGGACAATCATGAAAGAGTACCCATCGCCAacttacagtggaggcagccattttgtaaccAATGTTCATGATCATCAATGTACTTGGTCATTAGGCACTTTTTCCCTTATACCTCATTGATGTTATtgcttcctagtgaactgatgaactgaatattggttcaaaccACAAATGACTGCCTTAGCTGTAggtaggtgacaggtacactaAAATCAAACTGCTTAGTACACACTAGGAGAGAGAGTAATTAAAAATGAAACACCGACTCCACCGTGGATCTGAAGAAAACCAAATAAAGTGAAATGCAGGCAGTATGTCCTTTAACATAAAGTTTGGTCATGGATTTAGCCTGGGCTGTTTGGAGAAGACGCTGTGAGGCAAAGCAGTCAAGAAGCTGGAATCAGGCCATTATGGGCATTTGTTCTGTGCACAAAGCTGCTTCTCTTCCAATGAGTTGCCACAATTATAGATTATCAACGGCTGTCAGTAATCTTCATATCCTTAAACACATCCTGAGGGCTTGGTGGCAATGAATGTATTCTTATCTTGAAAGGCAATGTGGCTATTTCCAATAAATGTCCTTAAAATATACTGCATACCCTCTTTATTGCATTTTGACCTTGCATTTCAAATAAATTACAACCAAACTAATAATTGCCTAATTATCATGGAATACTACTACCTATGTACCTGGTGGCTGTGTCCTGTACTCCATTAGTTGCTCTTGAACAAAAAGCACTTTTGTGACCTCTTGTTCCcatatattaaagaaaatgatGAGTACCTTTTCATCTCACTAGACTAACTCAGAATTACCATTGACAGTAAATTGAATATTTCATTGGATCCTCATATCCAACTGCGAAGCCTCATTGACCCTACACCTAACTGGGGGCCCCAGCTTTGTGCCTCTTCTATATAGCTTATTCATTAGGCTAGCTGATCCTGTGCCTTCCTCAACTATCCACACCCCTAAATAAAGTGGATCCATGCGTTGTCAAATTCTTTTGGTGGGGACATGGTGGCTTTATGACTCTTGACCTTGTAGTTTTCTCCATCGTGGTTATCCCAATACTCGGTCCCGCAAACTTTGTACCGAATGGCGAGTTCCAAAACCCCTTCCTTATTCAACAAGGTTGGGCAGAGCAGCTTAAAAGAAAAGCGGTCCGTATGCCTATCACTATATCCTCGCTGGTAGGAGGCCATCACTTCAGAGGAGGTTTTCCAAGAGTCCACTGTGTACCTTACCATCACCTCCTTCTCATAAGACAAGTTGAGGACTCTGAGATCTCCACTAACACTGAATGGGTCGGTGTGCACGGTCTCCAGGCACACTCTGCGCTGCCTTACCAGGTCTAGAAAGTCAGGCTTGGAACCTGGGTTAGTAAAAAGCGGCTCCAGCCTTGCGGAGTACGGAGATGGGCGGAGCAGCAACGCGCTAAGCTCTGCCCCTGCGGGACACGCTTCCCTGCAGCGCAGCCCAGCAAGTACATGATAAGGGACCCGAGGTAACTCTGCATCACTAAAGTGCCGCACTGAGGTTAACTCCAGCCCCAGGGAGTCTGCAAAACGTACCTCCTTCTTCCTCGGGGCCACCACCTCCAAGTGCCTCCTTTCGGCAGGTGTGGGCAAAGACTTGGCTCTTCTGCGCGCAGTTGGACTCTGTGGCACCAGATTGATCTCTCTCCCCCGAGTGACAGGTTTGCTGGGCTCCTTGCTCTTTTCCACGGTCTCTTCTTCTCCGTGgacttcttcctcctcctccgggGTCTCCGGGCTGTCTCCATAGAGCACAGCCGTGCAGCTGAAGTTGCGGGGTAGCAGGTGACGGTGAGTGGGCATTGTGTCCATACACCCCAGGCAGCTCCGTGCGCTTTCCTCGGTCTCCCCGCTACATGAGCGGGGTACTGCCTGGACTAGAGCAGGAGGAAGATGCTGGGGCTGACGCGTCGTGACGCACATCGCATCCCTGCAGGAACCATAAGCTGCACTAGAGCTGGAGGAGGCGGAGGCACCCAGCATCATGCTCATAACCCTTTGCGCGCAGCGCTGGATGGATGATCGGCAGCGCTCTGACCCTGCTGCCCGGGGAGATGGTTAATCAGACCCCAGACCCTGGACTGCTCTCATCCCCCAGCACTGGGAGCTGAAGCAGCCCGTCCACTGGCTTTGAAGGGCTGAGTCACCTCTGGTGCATTCCTCGTTTATCCTGGGCACTACTGGAGTGCCACCTCCCTCGTCACTCCTCTCCCCTCCATGCAGCCAGTGAGCAGATCATTAACCCTGGCACTGCTGGGGAGTGTGTATGTGCCCATGCCTGTTCTTAATACTCTGGATTTTAGGACCACCACTGGCTCCTACAATGAATCACCATGTAATGAAAGTATGCCCCTTGTTGTAACGCTGAGTCTGCCTGGACCAAATGCATTGCTAAtactactatcatcatcatttatttatatagcaccatcaaatTCCGTTATAAACACAGTAACAAATCAAAATAATGTCTGGCTCTGCTCCTTGTGGCTCTACAACGCCAAATATTCTCCATAGAAGAAAGGTAACATAGTATAATCCCTATTATCATGCCATTACTATCACCGTAGGGTGAATGAGTCACAATTAATAGGAGAATATTATATTTAGAATATCTCACTTTTCAGCACAAGTGGGGTAATCTTTAGTTCAGTTAATGAAACTATCTAAGCTAATTTGGGGATATTCTGAAAACATGACTTTTTGGTGGTAATAAACGTTTGAGATTCTGCAGCTGGTATTCAATAAATGTACAAGAGAAATTAGGGGTGCAGAAAGAGAATACCTACCCTCCATTTAAATATTCATTCTACTATTACTGCACTATATATAGGATATGTGAATCTTTACACCTGCTCAAGGGGACATGAATGTGTTAATCTTGCAGGCATCACATCTCATTGCCATCAATGTTAAGCCAGGTTTTCTTAGCTCTCAAATCTCTTCTGTTTATCCAATTCCACATGAGTTTTATAGACCTACGCAGACTGAatacccactcctctaagcataAATATTTGTACTTAGCATTAGCAACCTGTTAGCATAAGGGAATTGCTCTGCTTTACAGAAAATTCCAATGCATGAATAAACTTATGTAACACTCAACGCAGCAGATTTTAAACATTAAGGCtacatatttttccttttatcATTATACATAGGaaaggtgggggggaggggggggggtaccgAAATCCAGGGTTTCATTTGGTggcacaggggcaaacacaggatttttaagggggaaccccaaaaaatagagagagagctgctgcgcatgcggcc is part of the Mixophyes fleayi isolate aMixFle1 chromosome 10, aMixFle1.hap1, whole genome shotgun sequence genome and harbors:
- the LOC142104342 gene encoding protein phosphatase 1 regulatory subunit 3E-like encodes the protein MSMMLGASASSSSSAAYGSCRDAMCVTTRQPQHLPPALVQAVPRSCSGETEESARSCLGCMDTMPTHRHLLPRNFSCTAVLYGDSPETPEEEEEVHGEEETVEKSKEPSKPVTRGREINLVPQSPTARRRAKSLPTPAERRHLEVVAPRKKEVRFADSLGLELTSVRHFSDAELPRVPYHVLAGLRCREACPAGAELSALLLRPSPYSARLEPLFTNPGSKPDFLDLVRQRRVCLETVHTDPFSVSGDLRVLNLSYEKEVMVRYTVDSWKTSSEVMASYQRGYSDRHTDRFSFKLLCPTLLNKEGVLELAIRYKVCGTEYWDNHDGENYKVKSHKATMSPPKEFDNAWIHFI